The Opitutaceae bacterium genome has a window encoding:
- a CDS encoding DUF3419 family protein — translation MTRDTDREAGPGDILLSQSWEDTDTLLDALGTRPGESVVSVAGSGDHALALLTADPGQVIAVDPNPAQIACGKLKSLAFRTLGHGELLELMGSRASIRRPALLADVLESAPAAEKAFWKAVRRVGSDGIGGIGRFELQLAAFRRRLLPTAAGKAKIDALLTRRDESERARFHDSKWNTHRWRIAYRAAFSRLAAVGDEDAGKKVSLDKGAWDGICLRLRQQLVSQDPSANPYLHWMLRGDHGDALPTLYRARHHAAICERLDRISWRAQSLEGALGTLPAGSVDRFDLGGLFEGTSEAAYQHLLKAILRAARPGARLVYWNTLVNRSRPESLKAQIRPLEDLTTRLNAADKTLFGQRLVIEEVSG, via the coding sequence ATGACCAGAGACACCGATCGCGAAGCCGGCCCCGGCGATATCCTCCTTTCCCAATCCTGGGAGGATACCGACACCCTCCTTGATGCCCTCGGGACGCGGCCCGGAGAATCCGTGGTCTCGGTCGCCGGCAGCGGCGATCACGCTCTCGCCCTGCTGACCGCCGATCCGGGTCAGGTTATCGCGGTCGACCCCAATCCGGCGCAGATCGCCTGTGGAAAACTCAAATCGCTCGCCTTCAGGACTCTCGGGCACGGTGAGCTCCTCGAGCTGATGGGTTCCCGGGCCAGCATCCGGCGGCCCGCCCTGCTCGCAGACGTCCTTGAATCGGCTCCGGCCGCTGAAAAAGCCTTCTGGAAAGCAGTCCGGCGGGTGGGATCCGACGGGATCGGTGGCATCGGGAGATTCGAGCTTCAGCTGGCTGCCTTCCGACGGCGCCTTCTGCCAACCGCCGCGGGCAAGGCCAAGATCGATGCCCTGCTGACCCGAAGAGACGAGTCGGAGCGCGCTCGATTTCATGATTCCAAGTGGAACACCCACCGCTGGCGGATCGCTTACCGGGCGGCTTTTTCGCGATTGGCCGCGGTCGGTGACGAGGATGCGGGAAAGAAGGTATCGCTTGATAAGGGAGCGTGGGACGGGATCTGCCTCCGGCTGCGTCAACAGCTCGTCAGCCAGGATCCGTCGGCCAATCCCTACCTTCACTGGATGCTCCGGGGCGACCACGGCGATGCCCTGCCCACCCTCTACCGGGCACGACACCATGCCGCCATTTGCGAACGCCTCGATCGGATTTCCTGGCGCGCCCAGAGTCTCGAAGGTGCTCTGGGCACTCTTCCGGCCGGCAGCGTCGACCGCTTCGACCTCGGCGGACTGTTTGAGGGCACCTCGGAGGCCGCCTACCAGCACCTGCTCAAGGCGATTCTGAGAGCGGCCCGACCGGGAGCACGGCTCGTTTACTGGAATACCCTGGTCAACCGGTCCCGCCCGGAATCGCTGAAGGCGCAGATCCGGCCGCTCGAAGATCTGACCACCCGGCTCAATGCAGCCGACAAGACCCTCTTCGGGCAGCGTCTGGTGATTGAGGAAGTCAGCGGCTGA
- a CDS encoding bifunctional helix-turn-helix transcriptional regulator/GNAT family N-acetyltransferase — translation MTPSDPPDLLNLSSRLHRLGRRTAEGVDTVTREMELEAEPRWFAGLRLLGEHGPLGITEIARSLGQTHPAIVQLARTLDVRGLTRDRRDSNDERRRLIVLSRKGRELVDELRVLWQAQESAIEHWTREAGVDLSAILTSLEALLDREPMDERIRRELRRMDYEAVVIQPMAPGEEDRFAELNRNWIEAYFDMEEPDRQVLYHPRETILKAGGQVYMARLDAEIVGTCALLKRDSVTFELAKMAVAPEAHGRQVGARLCDHVIAEAKRLGAKTLLLQTNRKLETAVNLYRSRGWVEDKVPPAGDHYARADLPMRLELEGSTLA, via the coding sequence ATGACCCCCTCCGATCCACCCGATCTGCTCAACCTCTCCTCACGACTCCATCGATTGGGTCGGCGTACGGCCGAGGGTGTCGACACCGTCACACGGGAGATGGAACTGGAGGCGGAGCCACGGTGGTTTGCCGGCCTGCGGCTCCTCGGTGAGCACGGACCACTCGGCATCACCGAGATCGCCCGGTCCCTCGGGCAGACCCATCCGGCCATCGTGCAGCTGGCCCGGACCCTCGATGTCCGCGGTCTCACCCGCGACCGGCGTGACTCGAACGACGAGCGTCGCCGTCTCATCGTCCTCAGCAGAAAGGGAAGGGAACTGGTCGATGAGCTGCGGGTGCTCTGGCAGGCCCAGGAATCCGCGATCGAGCATTGGACCCGGGAGGCCGGTGTGGATCTCTCCGCCATCCTGACTTCCCTGGAAGCCCTGCTTGATCGTGAGCCGATGGACGAGCGTATCCGCAGGGAATTACGCCGCATGGATTATGAAGCGGTCGTGATCCAGCCGATGGCGCCGGGCGAGGAGGACCGCTTTGCCGAACTCAACCGGAATTGGATTGAGGCCTATTTTGATATGGAGGAACCGGATCGGCAGGTTCTCTACCATCCGCGCGAGACCATCCTCAAGGCGGGGGGACAGGTCTATATGGCCCGGCTGGACGCGGAGATCGTGGGCACCTGCGCCCTGCTCAAGAGAGACTCCGTTACCTTCGAACTGGCCAAGATGGCGGTCGCTCCCGAGGCCCACGGACGACAGGTGGGCGCACGGCTCTGCGATCATGTCATCGCTGAGGCGAAACGGCTCGGGGCCAAGACGTTGCTTCTCCAGACCAACCGCAAGCTCGAGACAGCCGTGAATCTCTACCGGAGTCGCGGATGGGTGGAGGACAAAGTGCCGCCGGCGGGCGACCACTACGCCCGGGCGGATCTCCCGATGCGGCTTGAGCTGGAAGGGTCGACGCTGGCTTGA
- a CDS encoding DNA polymerase III subunit delta, whose product MATDSRQFTYICGPDDFLVNRIARVRFAGMAEGLDEFSSEVISGFTNNIGEVEATINRLRDAVQTLGLFGDRKAVWLKDVNFLADSVTGRAEGTLKLLDELKAILEGIVADEVALLISASPVDRRRVFPKWMEKNSDFQLVTDSGGGMGWEDLAAEESAGMDIRFAPGAIELLVAKINGNARLFVEEVRKLITYCDEVGGVIDARMIDELVPSFGEGDFFEATEAFFARDPEWCVQALRRHFFAGNDARPLLSSLQNRNRLLIQLGSLKDSGFLRLAGGGIDKKSFERSAARYGGVFGSSKEKNPMNVFTQNPWYMGKLVGKAELPGLRSLINHQLEFRRAFAETIERPNDQEDILRAMMLRCLSTGGKQ is encoded by the coding sequence ATGGCGACCGATTCCCGGCAATTCACCTATATCTGCGGCCCCGATGACTTCCTCGTCAATCGGATCGCCCGGGTGCGCTTCGCGGGGATGGCCGAAGGTCTGGATGAATTCTCCTCGGAGGTCATCAGCGGCTTCACCAACAACATCGGCGAAGTGGAGGCGACGATCAACCGGCTGCGCGACGCAGTCCAGACCCTCGGTCTTTTCGGTGATCGCAAGGCGGTCTGGCTCAAGGATGTCAATTTCCTGGCCGACTCGGTCACGGGACGGGCGGAGGGTACCCTGAAGCTGCTGGACGAGCTGAAAGCGATCCTCGAGGGAATTGTCGCCGACGAAGTCGCCCTCCTCATCTCGGCCTCGCCGGTCGATCGTCGCCGCGTCTTTCCCAAGTGGATGGAAAAGAACAGCGATTTTCAGCTGGTGACCGACAGCGGGGGAGGGATGGGCTGGGAGGACCTGGCGGCGGAGGAGTCGGCGGGGATGGATATCCGGTTCGCCCCGGGTGCGATCGAGCTGCTGGTCGCCAAGATCAACGGGAACGCCCGTCTTTTTGTCGAAGAGGTCCGCAAGCTCATCACCTATTGCGATGAAGTCGGTGGGGTCATCGATGCCCGGATGATCGACGAGCTGGTCCCGTCCTTTGGGGAAGGGGATTTCTTTGAGGCGACCGAAGCTTTCTTTGCCCGCGACCCCGAATGGTGCGTGCAGGCCCTTCGACGTCATTTCTTCGCAGGCAACGACGCCCGCCCCCTGCTGAGCTCGCTGCAGAACCGCAACCGCCTCCTCATCCAGTTGGGCTCGCTCAAGGACTCTGGATTCCTGCGCCTGGCCGGCGGCGGGATCGACAAGAAATCCTTCGAGCGTTCGGCCGCCCGCTATGGCGGCGTCTTCGGTTCGTCGAAGGAGAAGAACCCGATGAACGTCTTTACCCAGAATCCCTGGTACATGGGCAAGCTGGTCGGTAAGGCGGAGCTGCCCGGCCTGCGCAGCCTGATCAATCATCAGCTCGAGTTCCGCCGGGCTTTTGCCGAGACAATCGAGCGGCCGAACGACCAGGAAGACATTCTCCGGGCCATGATGCTGCGGTGCCTTTCGACGGGCGGGAAGCAATGA
- a CDS encoding carbon-nitrogen family hydrolase, whose protein sequence is MKIFGIQFSITWQDKPANFTRVGDLVAEAGPPAGSLIVLPEMFATGFSMEVDAVVDEGKEPTEVFLGSLAARHGCFVIAGRVSRAEDGLGSNEAIVVGPDGRVIQRYRKMHPFSYGGEDEHYAAGREPVLFEWHGMKVCPLVCYDLRFPEVFRTAVVRGAECFAVIANWPRARQMHWEQLLKARAIENQAYVVGVNRVGSDPNVKYRGGSLIIDPRGEVLAGAGDEEVVLSADIDPAALDEYRQRFPALRDIHPDFVRP, encoded by the coding sequence ATGAAAATCTTTGGTATCCAATTTTCAATTACATGGCAGGACAAGCCCGCCAATTTCACCCGGGTGGGTGACCTGGTGGCCGAAGCCGGTCCGCCGGCCGGTTCGCTCATCGTTCTGCCCGAGATGTTCGCCACCGGGTTCAGTATGGAGGTCGACGCGGTGGTCGACGAGGGCAAGGAACCGACGGAGGTCTTTCTCGGTTCCCTGGCCGCCCGCCATGGCTGCTTTGTCATCGCCGGCCGGGTCAGCCGGGCGGAGGACGGACTCGGCTCGAACGAAGCGATCGTGGTCGGACCGGACGGCCGGGTGATCCAACGCTACCGCAAGATGCACCCGTTCAGTTACGGTGGGGAAGACGAGCACTACGCGGCCGGTCGGGAACCGGTCCTCTTTGAGTGGCACGGAATGAAGGTCTGCCCCCTGGTCTGTTACGATCTGCGCTTTCCGGAGGTCTTCCGGACGGCGGTGGTCCGGGGCGCCGAGTGCTTTGCCGTCATCGCCAATTGGCCCCGGGCCCGTCAGATGCACTGGGAACAGCTTCTCAAGGCCCGCGCCATTGAAAACCAGGCTTACGTCGTCGGCGTCAACCGGGTCGGATCGGATCCGAATGTGAAATACCGGGGCGGCTCCCTCATCATCGATCCCCGGGGTGAGGTTCTCGCCGGGGCGGGCGACGAAGAGGTTGTCCTTTCGGCGGATATCGATCCGGCGGCACTCGACGAATACCGGCAACGCTTCCCGGCCCTGCGGGACATCCACCCGGATTTCGTCCGGCCCTGA
- a CDS encoding SGNH/GDSL hydrolase family protein has translation MPTYSADDPRNPAFAPVTDLPHLPRILLIGDSISIGYTLTVRERLAGKANVHRIPENGRDTSHGLENLIRWLGNTRWDLIHFNFGLHDIRRIRDDRMDVTGVRVRSVEEYAANLRQILDQLKNTGARLLFATTTPVPEGADGRLPGDESEVNRRAVALMTEAGVSVTDLHGFIRPYLASVQLPANVHFTGEGSRLLGEEVARTINRTLRLA, from the coding sequence GTGCCCACCTACTCCGCCGACGATCCCAGGAATCCCGCCTTCGCCCCGGTAACGGATCTTCCCCATCTTCCGCGCATTCTCCTGATCGGCGATTCGATCTCCATCGGCTACACCCTGACTGTCCGGGAGCGCCTGGCCGGCAAGGCCAACGTTCATCGCATACCCGAGAATGGGCGGGATACCTCTCATGGACTGGAGAATCTCATCCGCTGGCTGGGTAACACCCGCTGGGATCTGATCCACTTCAATTTCGGCCTGCACGACATCAGGCGCATCAGGGACGACCGGATGGATGTGACCGGTGTCCGGGTCCGCTCAGTCGAGGAGTATGCAGCCAATCTGCGGCAAATTCTCGATCAACTGAAGAATACCGGCGCGCGGCTTCTTTTCGCCACAACCACACCGGTGCCCGAAGGCGCCGACGGACGGTTGCCCGGCGACGAGTCGGAGGTCAACCGACGGGCCGTGGCCCTCATGACCGAAGCCGGGGTGAGCGTGACCGATCTTCACGGTTTCATCCGACCTTACCTCGCCTCGGTCCAACTCCCGGCCAATGTCCACTTCACCGGGGAAGGAAGCCGGCTTCTTGGTGAGGAAGTGGCCCGTACGATAAATCGTACCCTGCGCCTCGCTTGA
- a CDS encoding FKBP-type peptidyl-prolyl cis-trans isomerase, whose amino-acid sequence MIPSTRSLTSLLFLFCLASIGLDAAPRGTYPAEDEDVIDQNWPGYMETPSGLRYIVQQEGTGPKPLRGMKISVVYTAFLIDGTKFNENLDRENPFIFRLGSGEVILGWEEAFSDMRKGEKRVLIVPQALGYGLRGLGEKVPRRATLIFYVEVVDIEG is encoded by the coding sequence ATGATCCCGTCGACCCGATCCCTCACATCTCTCCTGTTCCTGTTCTGTCTCGCCTCGATCGGTCTGGATGCCGCGCCCCGAGGAACCTACCCGGCGGAGGACGAGGATGTCATCGACCAGAATTGGCCGGGATACATGGAAACGCCCTCCGGATTGCGCTACATCGTCCAGCAGGAGGGGACGGGTCCCAAACCCCTGCGGGGGATGAAGATCTCGGTGGTCTACACCGCCTTCCTGATCGATGGCACCAAGTTCAATGAGAACCTCGACCGCGAGAATCCCTTCATTTTCCGGCTCGGGAGTGGGGAAGTGATCCTCGGCTGGGAAGAAGCCTTTTCCGACATGCGCAAGGGAGAGAAACGGGTCCTCATCGTCCCCCAGGCCCTCGGTTATGGCCTGCGCGGCCTGGGCGAGAAAGTGCCCCGCCGGGCCACCCTCATCTTCTACGTCGAGGTCGTCGATATCGAGGGTTGA
- a CDS encoding sigma-70 family RNA polymerase sigma factor, protein MRTDDSTLATTTVRTDPETAQHEITRILQALHQGDETSTNALIPLVYNELRHLAAYRLSRERSAQTLQATALVHEAYLRLLSPTEQSWSNRRHFFAAAAEAMRRILIENARRKKAIKRGGDMERLDVDMDAIAAETTGVDVLALDEAILSLEKIDTPAAELVKMRYFAGLTMKQIAEILGVSLRTAENIWAFARTWLYQEMTRND, encoded by the coding sequence ATGCGCACCGACGATAGCACCCTCGCTACGACGACGGTCCGGACGGATCCTGAAACCGCACAACATGAAATCACGCGGATCCTCCAGGCACTGCACCAGGGCGATGAAACATCGACCAACGCCCTGATTCCCCTCGTCTACAACGAACTGCGACACCTGGCCGCCTACCGGCTGTCGCGGGAACGGTCCGCCCAGACGCTTCAGGCCACCGCCCTCGTCCATGAAGCCTACCTGCGCCTGCTTAGCCCCACGGAGCAGTCGTGGTCGAACCGTCGTCACTTTTTTGCCGCGGCGGCCGAAGCGATGCGGCGCATCCTTATCGAGAATGCCCGACGCAAGAAGGCGATCAAACGGGGTGGCGACATGGAACGACTCGATGTGGATATGGATGCGATCGCCGCGGAGACAACCGGAGTGGACGTCCTCGCGCTGGACGAAGCCATCCTGAGTCTCGAGAAAATCGATACCCCGGCGGCCGAGCTGGTCAAGATGCGCTATTTCGCCGGTCTGACCATGAAGCAGATCGCCGAGATCCTCGGTGTCTCCCTGCGAACGGCTGAGAATATCTGGGCTTTCGCCCGTACCTGGCTCTACCAGGAAATGACACGCAACGACTGA
- a CDS encoding protein kinase — translation MTNGDSSNSGSRLREIFIQAREIPDGGERKAYLEKACAGDDALRRGIDSLLGKETASEAFLEGATVSPGQVERENLLGTVIDHYQIVERLGEGGFGEVFRVEQTEPVRRELALKIIKPGMDSREVIARFEGERQALALMDHPNIARVVDAGTTKTGRPYFVMELARGKPITTYCDRKQLSIVDRLRLFAKVCAAVQHAHQKGIIHRDLKPSNIVITTSPATGEAIPKIIDFGIAKSLQGPLTGRTLITQREVLLGTPAYMSPEQLELGSDRLDTRTDIYALGILLYELLAGVQPFERKTLERAAFSEVQRIIREVEPPKPSDRVHTLGKSAATVAQTRMTPKPTLERALRGDLDWIVMKAIEKERDRRYQGAAELADDISRYLESKPVEAGPPDRVYRMKKFVRRHRVGVSLTSALVVAILTGFVLVTIGFTRASRERDRARLAELVAEAEAVRVKAVQSLYEPYRWHEPNLLRRYLMLGSNEEPAPSSRDLRDSLNNLASRLDENPPGLQEVERRLRKTLADSYVSLEMTAEAIVQLDRVVEIARQTYGTDDVRYADSLVDKASALNRGFSGLVEFSFGYSHRKTNPVWQIEEAARLGAEALAIYRRHDHVSPYVMTALQMDALNDREGCDTQWLEMAELSQKIYGPDSIMTLGCLQQLAICLGWKGRFEEAEPLILQYQEALRRVDDGPYTIPHSMAPTVGLFYNRAGRPEEAERIYREEITRLENKVRGVFNTTYGGSLLRLDKLLDAQGRSDPEVKAKLAQINLWRELDPALCRVDYALRIPEPGRYRLYLRWDGFDARSDNIAVRLRELQDGVGGEIADVFGLCIPGFPGDADFATVDPWQDRANFETNGNHQTGTHATEWLIEEPGTYTLQLIGTETGAAVDAFILQRSDLPRPAGVGPPRTAQNPDRSYSMADGRVVVEAENPSSRLPGRITDWVSVPEDLGEVVGYIHFTGSGYLQVLPESDGITNSELLRNRSSAALIMGDPWRALELTDQAVALDPSAESYFRRGLANESLGDYRCALEDFQKALDINPNNWAPYPHLWDSHLRVGNNDVVIDLIRPYVEVEGGMEWLKLKYARARANKGLWQEAIDGIQPQEPGDTLWLMRGDLYADHGHYPEARREYSNAVKNGRSSLRPYGKLAALYLVDGDRAAYETCLESIPPLRENDLDSYRLYLWQSSLGPDTCPDPEGLEAIARHFLKLSEPTTEEGRLHRAELAGAALYRAGDFQQAVGLLTEAQEIDAKPYGTYRCRSMFFVAMALQQEGRTNEAMTWFARARDCLAEERESIPANEDPAYPTPWDHKVAVESLEQEAANRLTIREELDQFAAGN, via the coding sequence ATGACGAACGGTGATTCCAGCAATTCAGGTTCCCGGCTTCGTGAGATCTTCATCCAGGCGCGGGAGATCCCCGATGGCGGTGAACGCAAGGCCTACCTGGAAAAGGCGTGCGCCGGCGACGATGCTCTCCGGAGAGGAATAGACTCCTTGCTGGGCAAGGAAACCGCTTCCGAGGCCTTCCTGGAAGGGGCCACGGTCAGTCCCGGCCAGGTGGAACGGGAGAATCTCCTCGGCACGGTCATCGACCACTACCAGATCGTCGAACGCCTCGGGGAAGGCGGTTTCGGCGAGGTCTTCCGGGTGGAACAGACCGAGCCGGTCCGTCGCGAGCTGGCTCTGAAGATCATCAAGCCGGGCATGGACAGCCGGGAGGTGATCGCCCGGTTCGAAGGTGAGCGGCAGGCGCTCGCCCTGATGGACCATCCGAACATCGCGCGCGTCGTTGACGCCGGAACCACCAAGACCGGCCGACCCTATTTCGTGATGGAGCTGGCTCGGGGCAAACCCATCACCACCTACTGCGATCGGAAACAGCTCTCCATCGTGGATCGACTCCGACTCTTCGCGAAGGTGTGCGCAGCGGTCCAACATGCCCACCAGAAGGGCATCATCCACCGCGACCTCAAGCCGTCGAATATCGTCATCACCACGAGCCCGGCGACCGGGGAGGCCATTCCGAAGATCATCGATTTCGGAATCGCCAAATCGCTGCAGGGTCCCCTGACCGGCCGGACCCTGATCACGCAGCGGGAGGTGCTGCTGGGAACCCCGGCCTATATGAGCCCGGAGCAACTGGAACTGGGGAGCGACCGGCTCGACACCCGCACGGACATCTACGCTCTCGGGATCCTACTTTACGAGCTTCTCGCCGGTGTCCAGCCGTTTGAACGCAAGACGCTGGAACGAGCCGCCTTTTCCGAGGTGCAGCGCATCATTCGCGAGGTCGAACCGCCCAAGCCGTCCGACCGCGTCCACACGCTCGGAAAGAGTGCGGCGACCGTCGCCCAGACGCGGATGACCCCGAAACCAACCCTCGAACGCGCCCTGCGCGGCGACCTGGACTGGATCGTGATGAAGGCGATTGAGAAGGAACGGGATCGCCGCTACCAGGGAGCAGCTGAGCTGGCGGACGACATCAGCCGCTATCTTGAAAGCAAACCGGTGGAAGCGGGCCCACCGGATCGCGTCTACCGGATGAAGAAATTCGTCCGGCGCCACCGGGTGGGGGTTTCGCTGACCAGCGCCCTCGTCGTGGCGATTCTCACCGGATTCGTCCTGGTTACGATCGGTTTCACCCGGGCGAGCCGTGAGCGCGACCGTGCCCGGCTGGCCGAGTTGGTCGCCGAGGCCGAAGCGGTGAGGGTGAAGGCGGTGCAGAGCCTTTATGAGCCCTACCGCTGGCATGAACCCAACCTGCTCCGCCGCTACCTGATGCTCGGCTCGAACGAGGAGCCTGCACCCTCCAGCCGGGACCTCAGGGACTCACTGAACAACCTGGCCTCCCGCCTCGATGAAAATCCTCCCGGGCTGCAGGAGGTGGAGCGCCGGCTCCGGAAGACGCTGGCCGACAGCTATGTCAGCCTGGAAATGACTGCCGAGGCCATCGTCCAGCTCGATCGGGTGGTGGAGATTGCCAGGCAGACCTACGGCACGGATGATGTCCGTTATGCCGACAGCCTAGTGGACAAGGCATCGGCCCTGAATCGCGGATTCAGTGGCCTGGTGGAGTTCAGCTTCGGCTACTCCCACAGAAAGACCAACCCGGTGTGGCAGATCGAGGAAGCCGCCCGGCTCGGTGCGGAAGCGCTCGCCATCTATCGGCGCCATGATCATGTGAGCCCGTATGTGATGACCGCCCTTCAGATGGACGCACTGAACGACCGCGAAGGTTGCGACACCCAATGGCTGGAAATGGCGGAACTCAGTCAGAAGATCTATGGCCCGGATTCGATCATGACCCTGGGTTGCCTGCAGCAGCTGGCCATTTGTCTCGGCTGGAAGGGCCGATTCGAAGAGGCGGAGCCTCTCATCCTGCAATACCAGGAGGCACTCCGGCGGGTCGATGACGGGCCCTACACCATTCCTCACAGCATGGCTCCAACAGTCGGACTCTTCTACAACCGGGCAGGACGGCCAGAGGAGGCCGAGCGGATCTACCGGGAAGAAATCACCCGCCTGGAGAACAAGGTGCGGGGAGTATTCAATACGACCTATGGCGGCTCGCTTCTCCGGTTGGATAAGTTGCTCGACGCCCAGGGGCGCTCCGATCCCGAGGTCAAGGCCAAGCTGGCGCAGATTAACCTGTGGAGGGAGCTCGACCCCGCGCTCTGCAGGGTTGATTACGCCCTCCGGATTCCCGAACCAGGCCGCTACCGGCTCTACCTCCGGTGGGATGGATTTGATGCCAGGAGTGACAATATCGCCGTGCGCCTACGCGAGCTTCAGGACGGCGTGGGAGGTGAGATCGCGGATGTCTTTGGTCTCTGTATTCCGGGATTTCCCGGTGACGCGGATTTCGCGACGGTCGACCCCTGGCAGGATCGGGCAAACTTTGAAACCAACGGCAACCATCAGACTGGAACACACGCGACCGAGTGGCTGATCGAGGAGCCCGGGACCTACACACTCCAACTGATCGGCACCGAAACCGGCGCCGCGGTCGACGCCTTTATCCTGCAGCGTTCGGACTTGCCCCGCCCTGCCGGGGTGGGGCCCCCGCGGACCGCCCAGAATCCGGACCGGTCCTATTCGATGGCGGATGGCCGGGTTGTGGTCGAAGCCGAGAACCCCTCGAGCCGACTCCCGGGCCGGATTACGGATTGGGTTTCCGTTCCCGAGGACCTCGGCGAAGTCGTCGGCTACATCCATTTCACCGGCAGTGGCTACCTTCAGGTCCTTCCTGAAAGCGATGGCATCACAAACAGCGAACTCCTGCGCAATCGCTCCAGCGCCGCTCTGATCATGGGCGATCCGTGGAGAGCGCTCGAACTCACCGATCAGGCGGTCGCCCTGGATCCTTCGGCCGAAAGCTATTTTCGAAGGGGGTTGGCCAATGAGAGCCTGGGCGACTACAGGTGCGCCCTGGAAGACTTTCAAAAGGCCCTGGACATCAATCCAAACAATTGGGCGCCGTATCCGCACCTTTGGGACAGCCACCTCAGGGTGGGCAACAACGACGTCGTCATCGACCTGATCCGGCCCTACGTGGAAGTCGAGGGTGGCATGGAATGGCTCAAGTTGAAATACGCCCGGGCCCGCGCGAACAAAGGACTCTGGCAGGAAGCGATTGACGGCATCCAGCCCCAGGAACCCGGGGACACCCTCTGGCTCATGCGGGGTGATCTCTACGCCGATCACGGCCACTACCCCGAAGCAAGGCGGGAATACTCGAACGCCGTGAAGAACGGTCGAAGCAGTCTTCGCCCCTACGGCAAACTGGCTGCACTTTACCTCGTGGACGGCGACCGGGCGGCCTACGAAACCTGCCTGGAGAGTATACCCCCGCTCCGCGAGAACGACCTGGACAGCTATCGTCTCTATCTCTGGCAGAGCTCGCTCGGGCCAGACACCTGTCCGGATCCTGAGGGCTTGGAAGCAATCGCCAGGCACTTCCTCAAGCTGTCTGAGCCGACGACCGAAGAAGGCCGCCTGCACCGGGCGGAGCTGGCCGGTGCCGCCCTCTACCGGGCCGGCGATTTCCAGCAGGCAGTCGGTCTGCTCACGGAGGCCCAGGAGATCGACGCGAAGCCTTATGGCACCTACAGATGTCGCTCGATGTTCTTCGTGGCCATGGCCCTCCAGCAGGAAGGACGCACCAACGAGGCAATGACCTGGTTTGCGAGGGCCCGGGACTGCCTGGCTGAGGAACGGGAGTCGATCCCGGCCAACGAAGACCCGGCCTACCCCACTCCCTGGGACCATAAGGTCGCAGTGGAATCGCTTGAGCAGGAAGCCGCGAATCGACTGACCATCCGCGAAGAATTGGACCAATTTGCAGCCGGCAACTGA